From Amphritea atlantica, a single genomic window includes:
- the hemB gene encoding porphobilinogen synthase has product MSFTNSQRFFPETRMRRMRADDFSRRLMRENVLTPDDLIYPVFVIEGENQREAVPSMPGVERMSIDLLVREARELVSLGVPAIALFPVTPLSVKTELAEEAYNPDGLAQRAVKALKDACPELGVITDVALDPFTTHGQDGIIDASGYVLNDRTVDTLVRQALSHAEAGADIVAPSDMMDGRIGSIREELEINSHVNTRIMAYSAKYASAYYGPFRDAVGSAGNLGKGNKFNYQMDPANSDEALHEVALDLAEGADMVMVKPGMPYLDIVRRVKHELKVPTFVYQVSGEYAMHMAAFQNGWLDERSVMMESLTCIKRAGCDGILTYFAKRAAQLLNE; this is encoded by the coding sequence GTGTCATTTACAAATAGTCAGCGTTTTTTCCCTGAAACCCGTATGCGTCGTATGCGGGCCGATGATTTTTCCCGTCGTCTGATGCGTGAAAACGTGCTGACGCCTGATGATCTGATCTATCCGGTGTTTGTTATTGAGGGGGAGAATCAGCGTGAAGCGGTGCCTTCAATGCCGGGCGTTGAACGAATGAGCATCGACCTTCTGGTCAGGGAAGCCCGCGAGCTGGTGTCTCTAGGCGTACCTGCCATCGCCCTGTTCCCGGTGACACCGCTGAGTGTCAAAACCGAACTGGCGGAAGAAGCTTACAATCCTGATGGTCTGGCACAGCGCGCCGTTAAGGCCCTCAAAGATGCCTGCCCTGAGCTGGGCGTTATTACCGATGTGGCCCTGGACCCGTTCACCACCCATGGACAGGATGGCATTATTGATGCCAGCGGCTATGTTTTAAATGATCGCACTGTGGATACGCTGGTGCGGCAGGCGCTGTCCCATGCAGAAGCCGGTGCTGATATTGTCGCGCCAAGCGATATGATGGATGGACGTATCGGTTCGATCCGTGAAGAGCTGGAAATCAACTCCCATGTGAATACACGGATTATGGCGTACTCTGCTAAGTATGCGAGTGCTTACTATGGGCCTTTCCGCGATGCGGTAGGTTCGGCCGGAAATCTGGGTAAGGGGAATAAGTTTAATTATCAGATGGACCCTGCTAACAGTGATGAGGCGCTGCACGAGGTTGCACTGGATCTGGCAGAGGGCGCCGATATGGTGATGGTCAAACCGGGTATGCCCTATCTGGATATTGTCCGTCGTGTTAAACATGAACTGAAAGTCCCTACTTTCGTTTATCAGGTCAGCGGTGAGTATGCGATGCACATGGCTGCATTTCAGAACGGCTGGCTGGATGAGCGCAGTGTGATGATGGAATCTCTGACCTGTATTAAACGGGCCGGCTGTGATGGCATTCTGACCTATTTTGCCAAGCGGGCTGCGCAGTTGCTGAATGAGTGA
- the elbB gene encoding isoprenoid biosynthesis glyoxalase ElbB: MKKVAVILSGCGVYDGSEIYESVLTLLAIEQGGAGYQCMAPDIDQMHVIDHRSGDVMPDQQRNVLTEAARLARGEIINLAEANPADYDALIIPGGFGAAKNLSNFAVAGAAAVVNPDLINFARAIHGAGKPVGLICIAPTMTPLLFGEGTTCTVGNDKAIAAAIEEMGGRHQECDCSNIIVDETRKIVTTPAYMLAGSISEAASGINKLVDKVLQLS, encoded by the coding sequence ATGAAGAAAGTTGCAGTGATATTATCAGGATGCGGTGTTTACGATGGTTCCGAAATTTATGAGTCCGTTTTGACGCTGCTGGCGATTGAACAGGGCGGTGCCGGCTATCAGTGTATGGCACCAGACATTGACCAGATGCATGTCATCGACCACCGCAGCGGCGATGTTATGCCTGACCAGCAGCGCAATGTACTCACTGAAGCCGCGCGCCTGGCCCGAGGTGAGATTATAAATCTGGCGGAGGCAAACCCTGCTGACTATGATGCCCTGATTATCCCGGGAGGTTTTGGCGCAGCAAAAAATCTGAGCAATTTCGCTGTGGCTGGCGCTGCCGCCGTGGTTAACCCGGATCTGATCAACTTTGCCCGGGCAATTCACGGGGCGGGGAAACCGGTTGGCCTGATCTGCATCGCACCGACAATGACACCACTACTGTTCGGCGAAGGGACAACCTGCACCGTCGGCAATGATAAAGCGATTGCCGCGGCTATTGAGGAGATGGGTGGCCGGCATCAGGAGTGCGACTGCAGTAACATTATCGTCGACGAGACCCGTAAAATTGTAACAACGCCCGCTTATATGTTAGCTGGCAGCATCAGCGAAGCGGCCAGCGGTATTAACAAACTTGTTGATAAGGTGCTGCAACTTTCCTGA
- a CDS encoding EAL domain-containing protein has product MPRSLSLRIGLIITAISAALTLVILLIGFYLISDSHTGQLNNLSLDSLAILAAVFIVLLPPIFILSRVLAGKLLSPLHELTAKTRSYTINGDSVSFELDSDDEFGQLGKSLQDMQQSLRESHAKMEMMAYRDSLTGLSNRRGLHQELSKLILWARRQESRIALLYIDLDHFKQINDSSSHAYGDQVLKDIAQRLLQAVQQQTQHTQLPFPEELLVSRPGGDQFVVMLPDIRQVEEAKQLSNRIIDAVQRPVTVNDRCFNLSCSIGITLYPDDANSAERMLKHADIAMYEAKRSGRNRACYFLPAMHRQVEERVMIQQGISTAIAENELYLEYQPIVHLQKNRVIGAEALLRWHHPKRGRLGPETFIPVIEESDQIGDLTVWIIETVAAELRHLPVQKDGIKLSINISSAILNKPELAQQVNDALLKVEAPDHRLCLEITETSLMTDIDNTLPLLQQWKAAGYSIWIDDFGTGYSSLSYLARLPIDGVKIDRSFILDFDNSKPIIEAIIALADTMNLLTVSEGIETPEQQKSLIRLGCDFAQGYLYSEPLLIGLLQEKLELQALREARQTLKFSPRRKTKFPF; this is encoded by the coding sequence ATGCCCCGTTCACTATCCCTGCGTATCGGCCTGATCATTACTGCGATATCCGCAGCACTGACTCTGGTTATATTGCTGATCGGTTTTTATCTGATCAGCGATAGCCATACCGGACAGCTAAACAACCTGTCACTGGATAGCCTCGCGATACTGGCTGCAGTCTTTATCGTGTTACTGCCACCCATATTTATCCTCTCCCGGGTGCTGGCCGGAAAACTGCTCAGTCCCCTGCATGAATTAACAGCAAAAACCCGCAGCTACACCATCAATGGAGACTCCGTCAGCTTTGAACTGGATTCTGACGATGAATTTGGCCAATTAGGTAAATCCCTGCAGGATATGCAGCAAAGCCTCAGAGAAAGTCACGCCAAAATGGAAATGATGGCTTACCGGGACTCTCTGACCGGGCTCTCTAACCGCAGGGGACTGCATCAGGAACTGAGCAAACTGATCCTGTGGGCACGCCGACAGGAGAGCCGGATCGCTCTGCTGTATATCGATCTGGACCATTTTAAACAGATCAATGACTCCTCCAGCCATGCCTATGGTGACCAGGTGCTGAAAGATATCGCTCAGCGGCTGCTGCAGGCAGTGCAGCAACAAACGCAGCATACACAGCTGCCTTTTCCCGAAGAGCTTCTGGTGTCGCGCCCCGGCGGCGACCAGTTTGTTGTCATGCTGCCCGATATCCGCCAGGTCGAGGAAGCAAAGCAGCTCAGCAATCGTATTATCGACGCGGTGCAACGGCCTGTTACCGTCAACGACAGATGCTTTAATCTCTCCTGCAGTATCGGTATCACACTCTATCCTGATGATGCCAACAGCGCCGAGCGGATGCTTAAACACGCAGATATTGCCATGTATGAGGCAAAGCGCTCCGGACGTAACCGTGCCTGCTATTTTCTTCCCGCGATGCACCGTCAGGTCGAAGAAAGAGTCATGATCCAACAGGGGATCAGCACGGCCATTGCTGAAAACGAGTTGTATCTTGAATATCAGCCAATTGTTCATCTGCAAAAAAACAGAGTGATCGGGGCGGAAGCACTATTACGCTGGCACCACCCTAAACGGGGCCGCCTGGGACCCGAAACCTTTATTCCGGTGATTGAGGAATCTGATCAGATTGGTGACCTGACCGTATGGATTATTGAAACCGTGGCCGCTGAGCTCAGGCACCTGCCGGTTCAGAAGGATGGCATCAAACTGTCGATCAATATCTCCTCCGCGATTCTGAATAAACCGGAGCTGGCACAGCAGGTTAACGATGCGCTGCTGAAGGTTGAGGCTCCCGATCACCGGCTCTGCCTGGAGATCACTGAAACCAGCCTGATGACAGATATCGATAACACCCTGCCCCTGCTGCAGCAATGGAAAGCAGCAGGTTACAGCATCTGGATCGATGATTTCGGTACTGGCTATTCATCCCTGAGTTATCTGGCGCGGCTACCCATTGACGGGGTAAAGATTGATCGCAGCTTCATCCTCGACTTTGACAATTCCAAACCCATCATAGAAGCGATTATCGCCCTCGCCGACACCATGAACCTGCTGACGGTCTCAGAAGGAATTGAGACGCCTGAACAGCAAAAGTCGCTGATCCGGCTGGGGTGTGATTTTGCGCAGGGTTATCTCTATTCAGAGCCGTTACTTATCGGTCTGTTACAAGAAAAACTGGAGCTTCAGGCGCTCAGAGAAGCTCGTCAGACACTTAAATTCAGCCCCCGCAGAAAAACTAAATTCCCATTTTAA
- a CDS encoding GGDEF domain-containing protein yields the protein MKYLTAMYISLSESLGIYTRDQLHELLSNNQHSMPISRHRAAILQSRVFFFCAIFAVLVPTWSLIDRLFLPDSLWLELVLIRLLSATAFALLAWQARKEPDLKRARFMLAGMLSVTPLFYLVSNHWLQAYELSGTEQVIAELYALLPFVMIAGLTLFPLTLKELLAYATPMLAVVVLSSLPETKSDIPQAVSTIWLFSLILGVAMFASLNQLRYMLSQVNRASYDVLTGLLTRRAGIEMLDLQYRLATISENNLSILYLDLDHFKTVNDVYGHDAGDVVLKFAAQQLSATVRKGDSVIRWGGEEFIIILPTATPDEANDVIARVMKAGLGSRPDGTPVTASIGVAEVQADTVKDWKALIELADHRMYTAKTSGRARSVGIQETQLLWPASSAQCIARSTADAPATVSDNQPEPVAS from the coding sequence ATGAAGTACTTAACCGCTATGTACATCTCACTCAGTGAATCGTTGGGTATCTATACGCGTGATCAGCTCCATGAGCTACTCAGCAACAACCAGCACAGCATGCCAATATCCCGTCACCGGGCGGCGATCCTGCAGAGCAGAGTGTTTTTCTTCTGTGCTATTTTCGCAGTGCTGGTACCGACCTGGTCACTAATCGACCGGCTGTTCCTGCCGGACTCTCTCTGGCTCGAGTTAGTATTGATCCGACTACTATCTGCTACCGCTTTTGCACTGCTTGCCTGGCAGGCACGCAAAGAACCCGACCTGAAACGCGCCCGCTTTATGTTGGCCGGAATGTTATCGGTCACACCCCTTTTCTATCTGGTCTCCAATCACTGGCTACAGGCCTATGAACTGAGCGGGACTGAACAGGTAATCGCAGAACTTTATGCATTACTGCCGTTTGTCATGATTGCCGGCCTGACGCTGTTTCCGCTCACGCTGAAAGAGCTGTTGGCCTACGCCACGCCGATGCTGGCGGTGGTTGTGCTGTCGTCCCTCCCCGAAACAAAGAGTGATATTCCTCAGGCAGTTTCAACTATCTGGCTGTTCTCTCTGATTCTGGGGGTCGCAATGTTCGCTTCGCTGAACCAGCTACGCTACATGCTCTCGCAGGTAAACCGGGCCAGTTATGATGTACTTACCGGCCTGCTGACCCGCCGGGCGGGGATAGAGATGCTTGACCTGCAATACCGTCTGGCGACCATCAGCGAAAACAATCTATCGATTCTCTATCTCGACCTGGACCACTTTAAAACCGTTAACGATGTTTACGGCCATGACGCTGGCGACGTTGTGCTGAAGTTCGCGGCACAGCAACTCAGTGCCACTGTGCGTAAAGGCGACAGCGTAATCCGCTGGGGTGGGGAGGAGTTCATCATTATTCTGCCGACCGCCACACCCGACGAAGCCAACGATGTTATTGCCAGAGTGATGAAGGCCGGTCTGGGATCGCGCCCCGACGGGACACCAGTCACCGCCAGTATCGGTGTGGCAGAAGTCCAGGCGGATACAGTGAAAGACTGGAAAGCGCTGATCGAACTGGCTGACCATCGCATGTACACCGCAAAAACCAGCGGACGGGCGCGCAGCGTCGGCATCCAGGAAACTCAACTGCTGTGGCCGGCAAGTTCCGCTCAGTGTATCGCCCGTAGCACCGCGGATGCACCGGCAACGGTCTCCGATAACCAGCCCGAGCCAGTTGCAAGCTGA
- a CDS encoding LysR family transcriptional regulator, whose product MLSGNICAGRIRVSSIKLPGLFQQLDIKSLTGLLYLLEERNVGRAADRLFISQSAMSRMLIRLREAFDDPLFVRTARGMIPTAKAVALENPVRQMLEQLAGLVSAPPFVPHLSDRTFRLQTTHYQAQAYGPSIAERFYQQAPNASLDTTTVTESSLLEDSAQACDVVLCSNFIQLPHQFERRLLGREKYVLIMARDHPLAEQDEVSVAEYLSFSHVLVSLGGGAKVLGNEALGKLAREKRFALRTPYFMAALEAVGRTQLLFSSSGLLASQYAQRFGLTIKPLPFESNDTEYFLAWPKTVDQDPGSLWLRTLCSQVVKELIPFPVG is encoded by the coding sequence ATGCTAAGTGGGAACATCTGCGCAGGGAGGATTCGGGTGAGTAGTATTAAGCTGCCAGGTCTGTTTCAACAGCTGGATATAAAAAGCCTCACCGGGCTGCTATATCTGCTTGAGGAGCGCAATGTCGGGCGCGCAGCAGACCGTCTGTTTATCAGTCAGTCGGCGATGAGTCGGATGCTGATCCGCTTGCGTGAGGCATTTGATGATCCGTTATTTGTCCGCACCGCCAGAGGAATGATCCCGACCGCGAAGGCGGTCGCACTGGAGAATCCGGTCCGGCAGATGCTGGAACAGCTGGCCGGTCTGGTGTCGGCTCCGCCGTTTGTGCCGCATCTGAGTGACCGCACCTTTCGTCTGCAAACCACGCACTATCAGGCTCAGGCTTATGGGCCGAGTATTGCCGAACGCTTTTATCAGCAAGCTCCGAACGCCTCTCTGGACACCACGACAGTCACAGAATCGAGTTTGCTGGAGGACTCGGCTCAGGCATGCGATGTGGTCTTGTGCAGCAACTTTATTCAGTTGCCTCATCAGTTTGAGCGCCGGTTGCTGGGCCGGGAAAAATATGTGCTGATTATGGCCAGGGATCATCCTCTGGCAGAGCAGGATGAGGTCAGTGTTGCTGAGTATCTTTCCTTTTCTCATGTGCTGGTTAGCCTGGGTGGCGGTGCTAAGGTGCTGGGCAATGAGGCGCTGGGAAAGCTGGCGCGGGAAAAGCGTTTTGCCTTGCGCACTCCCTACTTTATGGCGGCACTGGAAGCGGTCGGCCGGACGCAGTTGTTGTTCAGTTCCAGTGGACTGCTGGCATCGCAATATGCGCAACGATTCGGTCTGACGATTAAGCCATTGCCCTTCGAATCTAACGATACGGAGTACTTCCTGGCCTGGCCTAAAACGGTCGATCAGGACCCGGGCAGCCTCTGGTTGCGTACGTTGTGCAGCCAGGTGGTAAAAGAACTGATTCCCTTTCCTGTCGGTTAA
- a CDS encoding DMT family transporter: protein MTLDRSRFLYGLFFCCITLMFWGMLPIALKLSTGFIDPVTLTWLRFAFAGVVMLMWQAKRGKLSEFRNLSAPHTVRLMLAGTMLIVNYTFMAWGLNYLHPGAAQLSFQLAPLFLTLGGCWFLKEQVFWQHWLCFALMATGMLLFFHPAIESSTGMTGLGFLIIQVSALGWTAYALLQKSLFRVLSPSNILLSIYLYALVVMLPFAHPASLLELDTQDRWVALFCCVNTLIAYGSFAQAMHYWQTVQVSAGVAMAPVVTFILSEVCVSFGVFSGVIFSAEADRLSLLGMALVVIAAITVQLISPVLEKRRVKALHRLTVATDR, encoded by the coding sequence ATGACACTGGATCGAAGCCGGTTTTTATATGGCCTGTTTTTCTGCTGCATCACCCTGATGTTCTGGGGCATGCTGCCAATCGCCCTGAAGCTTTCAACCGGATTTATCGACCCGGTCACTCTGACCTGGTTGCGATTTGCGTTTGCCGGTGTGGTGATGCTCATGTGGCAGGCCAAACGAGGCAAACTGTCAGAATTCCGCAACCTGTCGGCACCCCATACAGTCAGGCTGATGCTGGCAGGGACAATGCTGATCGTGAACTACACCTTTATGGCCTGGGGGCTGAACTATCTCCACCCCGGTGCGGCGCAACTCAGCTTTCAGTTAGCGCCGCTGTTTCTGACGCTGGGAGGCTGCTGGTTTCTGAAGGAGCAGGTGTTCTGGCAGCACTGGCTCTGCTTCGCTCTGATGGCCACCGGTATGCTGTTATTTTTTCATCCCGCGATTGAGAGCAGTACCGGAATGACCGGACTGGGTTTTCTGATTATTCAGGTGTCGGCACTGGGGTGGACCGCATACGCACTGCTGCAGAAGTCTCTGTTCAGGGTGCTGTCGCCCTCCAATATACTGCTTAGCATCTACCTGTATGCGCTGGTCGTCATGCTGCCCTTCGCCCATCCGGCGTCATTACTGGAGCTTGATACGCAAGACCGGTGGGTGGCCCTGTTCTGCTGTGTTAATACACTGATCGCTTATGGATCGTTCGCTCAGGCGATGCATTACTGGCAGACCGTACAGGTCAGCGCCGGCGTTGCCATGGCGCCGGTTGTAACCTTTATTCTGTCTGAAGTCTGTGTCAGCTTCGGTGTGTTCAGCGGCGTGATTTTTTCCGCTGAGGCCGATCGTTTAAGTCTGCTGGGAATGGCTCTGGTGGTCATTGCGGCTATCACCGTACAGCTGATCAGCCCGGTACTGGAAAAACGCCGGGTAAAGGCTCTGCACAGACTAACGGTCGCTACCGACCGCTAA
- a CDS encoding Lrp/AsnC family transcriptional regulator has protein sequence MTEKLDRYDRHILATLQDDGRISNQQLADTVGLSSAACWRRVKALDEKGILKKHTALVNPEALGYDLCVLIMVTLIRHQQDHAMEFQQAVQSYPEVLQCFAVTGDADYVLRVIIQSMAAYDRFLNDKIFSLPGVSQVRSNFALREIKNETAIPIDL, from the coding sequence ATGACTGAAAAGCTTGATCGTTATGACCGCCATATTCTGGCCACCCTGCAGGACGACGGTCGTATTTCTAACCAGCAACTGGCAGACACAGTGGGTCTCTCCTCTGCCGCCTGCTGGCGCCGGGTGAAAGCCCTGGATGAAAAAGGGATACTGAAAAAGCATACGGCGCTGGTTAACCCTGAGGCATTGGGTTACGACCTATGCGTGTTGATTATGGTGACGCTGATCCGTCATCAGCAGGATCACGCCATGGAGTTTCAACAAGCCGTACAGAGTTATCCGGAAGTCCTGCAGTGCTTTGCGGTAACCGGTGATGCCGATTATGTTCTGCGGGTGATCATTCAGAGTATGGCCGCTTATGACCGCTTTTTGAATGATAAGATTTTCAGCCTGCCGGGAGTGAGTCAGGTGCGATCCAACTTTGCCCTGCGCGAGATTAAAAATGAAACTGCGATTCCTATTGATCTGTAA
- a CDS encoding indolepyruvate ferredoxin oxidoreductase family protein, whose translation MNHYDKSLDQGASDLTAIDSFTDDTALQSLDSYTLNDRYLRKTGRVFLTGTQALVRLPMMQRELDRQNNLNTAGFISGYRGSPLGGYDQALWQAKKLLQAQDIDFIPAVNEELGATLVLGTQQVETAADKNVDGVFSIWYGKGPGVDRAADALKHGNAFGSSPHGGVLVVAGDDHGCVSSSMPHQSDVAFISFFMPTINPASISEYFEFGLWGIALSRFSGTWVGFKAISETVESAASVDIAELPQFTLPQDYTAPEDGLHYRWPDLPGPQMETRIEKKLKAVAAFARANPLDRCLYNLKQARMGIVTTGKAHLDLMAALDMLGLSEAKLRALGIDIYKVGLVWPLEKHGAMDFIRGKEEVLVIEEKRGIIESQIKEHLSAPDETIKVRIIGKHDEQARPLVPYVGELGPNMLAKVVADRITLLLGENFREQLAEIGVRGSNVCDPQGVRRLPYFCSGCPHNTSTKVPEGSKAQAGIGCHVMATWMGRQTESLTQMGGEGVNWVSKSRYLDNKHIFQNLGEGTYFHSGTLAIRQSVAANTNITYKILFNDAVAMTGGQPVDGVITVPAIANQVHAEGVNRIAIISDEPEKYSDKSIFPAVATFHDRLELDVVQRELREIAGVTVLIYDQTCAAEKRRRRKRGQFPDPQKRVFINHNVCEGCGDCSAQSNCLSVVPRETEQGRKRRIDQSSCNKDFSCVEGFCPSFVTIEGGTLRKGAGVTTGAAFQQKIASLPLPQQAPLTGCYNLLVGGVGGTGIVTIGALITMAAHLESKGATVLDFMGFAQKGGTVLSYVRLAPKPDAIRQVRIETGQADAMIACDMVVATTDKALTVLRKDHSRAVLNLAEIATADNVLYRDADMESTRRTRILNEALGDDRLASLDANRLAEALLGDTVFSNVMMLGFAWQQGLVPVSLTALQKAIEMNGVAIEKNQTAFNWGRLAAVDPAFVGQAAGGHTPAPALTLEQKIERNAAFLSRYQDSAYAERYQSLVKQIAEAEQSLAVNSTKLTGQVATQLFRLMAYKDEYEVARLYTETDFLQEVAQTFSGDYRIKFNMAPPLLARKRDSQGRPKKMQFGPWILKGLRMLAQMRRLRGTPLDLFGYNPERKLERQLRDGYITLINDLSRLLTRDNLATAIELAAVPAEIRGFGPVKEKAVREAQARSQSLQQQLNQNRV comes from the coding sequence ATGAACCATTACGACAAGAGCCTGGATCAGGGCGCTAGTGATCTGACCGCTATTGATTCCTTTACCGACGATACGGCGCTGCAAAGCTTAGACAGCTATACGCTCAATGACCGCTATCTGCGCAAGACCGGACGCGTCTTCCTGACCGGAACCCAGGCTCTGGTTCGTCTGCCAATGATGCAACGGGAGCTGGACCGCCAGAATAATCTCAATACCGCAGGCTTTATCAGTGGCTACCGTGGCTCGCCCTTAGGCGGCTATGACCAGGCATTGTGGCAGGCCAAAAAACTGCTGCAGGCACAGGACATAGATTTTATCCCTGCGGTGAATGAGGAGCTGGGCGCCACCCTGGTGCTGGGAACCCAGCAGGTAGAAACAGCTGCAGATAAGAATGTCGATGGCGTGTTTTCCATCTGGTACGGCAAAGGTCCTGGGGTTGACCGCGCCGCAGATGCGCTTAAGCATGGCAATGCCTTTGGCAGCTCGCCTCACGGTGGCGTGCTGGTAGTCGCAGGGGATGATCACGGCTGTGTGTCCTCCAGTATGCCGCATCAGTCCGATGTGGCATTCATCTCGTTCTTTATGCCAACCATCAATCCAGCCAGTATTTCAGAGTATTTCGAGTTTGGCCTCTGGGGCATTGCACTGTCACGCTTCAGCGGCACCTGGGTCGGTTTCAAGGCAATTTCAGAAACCGTCGAAAGTGCCGCCTCGGTCGACATTGCTGAGTTGCCGCAATTTACCCTTCCACAGGATTACACTGCGCCAGAGGATGGTCTGCACTATCGCTGGCCGGATCTGCCCGGACCACAGATGGAAACCCGGATTGAGAAGAAGCTTAAAGCGGTGGCGGCATTTGCCCGTGCTAATCCACTGGACCGCTGCCTGTATAACCTCAAACAGGCACGCATGGGTATCGTCACCACCGGTAAAGCGCACCTTGATCTGATGGCTGCGCTGGACATGCTGGGGCTAAGTGAAGCGAAGCTGCGCGCTCTGGGTATTGATATCTATAAAGTAGGCCTGGTCTGGCCACTGGAAAAGCATGGCGCTATGGACTTCATCCGCGGTAAGGAAGAGGTTCTGGTCATTGAAGAGAAGCGCGGCATTATCGAAAGCCAGATCAAGGAACACCTGTCGGCCCCCGATGAGACCATTAAAGTCCGGATCATCGGTAAACATGACGAGCAGGCCAGGCCGCTGGTGCCTTATGTCGGTGAACTTGGCCCGAATATGCTGGCTAAAGTGGTTGCTGACCGAATCACCCTGCTGCTGGGTGAGAATTTCCGCGAGCAGCTGGCAGAGATCGGCGTCCGTGGCAGCAACGTATGTGATCCACAGGGAGTGCGCCGCTTACCCTATTTCTGCTCCGGCTGCCCGCACAACACCTCCACAAAAGTCCCGGAAGGCAGTAAGGCTCAGGCCGGCATCGGTTGTCATGTTATGGCGACCTGGATGGGACGACAGACCGAATCCCTGACCCAGATGGGGGGTGAAGGGGTAAACTGGGTGTCGAAGTCGCGCTACCTGGACAACAAGCATATCTTCCAGAATCTGGGCGAGGGGACTTACTTCCATTCCGGCACGCTGGCGATCCGTCAGTCGGTCGCAGCCAACACCAATATTACTTACAAAATTCTGTTTAATGATGCGGTCGCGATGACCGGCGGTCAGCCGGTGGATGGTGTCATTACTGTACCGGCCATTGCCAATCAGGTGCATGCTGAGGGTGTGAACCGTATTGCCATTATCAGCGATGAGCCGGAAAAATACAGCGACAAGAGTATCTTCCCGGCGGTGGCAACCTTCCACGATCGTCTGGAACTGGATGTCGTACAGCGTGAACTGCGGGAAATAGCGGGAGTAACCGTACTGATCTACGATCAGACCTGTGCAGCCGAAAAACGTCGCCGACGTAAACGTGGTCAGTTCCCTGACCCGCAGAAGCGCGTTTTTATCAACCACAATGTCTGTGAAGGCTGTGGTGATTGCTCAGCACAGTCTAACTGTCTTTCCGTGGTTCCCCGTGAAACGGAACAGGGGCGTAAACGCCGCATCGATCAGTCATCCTGTAACAAGGATTTCTCCTGTGTCGAAGGATTCTGCCCCAGTTTTGTCACCATTGAAGGTGGCACACTGCGTAAAGGCGCTGGCGTCACCACCGGTGCAGCCTTCCAGCAGAAAATTGCCAGTCTGCCACTGCCGCAACAGGCACCGCTGACGGGCTGCTACAACCTGTTGGTTGGCGGTGTCGGGGGGACCGGTATCGTCACCATCGGGGCGTTAATCACCATGGCTGCACATCTGGAATCCAAAGGTGCGACAGTACTTGATTTTATGGGTTTTGCGCAGAAAGGCGGCACCGTACTGAGTTATGTCCGTCTGGCACCGAAACCCGATGCGATCCGTCAGGTACGGATTGAAACCGGTCAGGCAGATGCGATGATTGCCTGCGATATGGTGGTAGCCACGACCGATAAAGCACTCACCGTATTGCGTAAGGATCATAGTCGCGCAGTCCTCAATCTAGCTGAGATTGCCACAGCTGACAACGTGCTCTACCGGGATGCTGATATGGAATCCACCCGCCGGACACGTATCCTCAACGAGGCGCTGGGCGATGATCGTCTCGCCTCTCTGGATGCCAACCGCCTCGCGGAAGCGCTGCTGGGCGATACCGTTTTTTCCAATGTGATGATGCTGGGCTTCGCCTGGCAGCAGGGGCTGGTGCCGGTTTCACTGACGGCGCTGCAAAAAGCCATAGAGATGAACGGCGTAGCGATTGAGAAAAACCAGACCGCATTTAACTGGGGTCGTCTGGCGGCGGTGGATCCGGCATTTGTCGGCCAGGCCGCCGGTGGACACACGCCCGCACCGGCGTTGACCCTAGAGCAAAAAATTGAACGCAATGCAGCGTTTCTCAGTCGCTATCAGGATAGCGCTTATGCTGAGCGCTACCAGTCACTGGTTAAGCAGATTGCTGAAGCGGAACAATCTCTGGCAGTTAACAGCACGAAACTGACCGGGCAAGTTGCCACACAGCTGTTCCGCCTGATGGCGTACAAAGATGAATACGAAGTAGCACGCCTGTATACCGAGACAGACTTCCTGCAGGAAGTCGCCCAAACCTTCAGCGGTGATTACCGTATTAAATTTAATATGGCGCCGCCATTACTGGCGCGTAAGCGTGATAGCCAGGGACGCCCGAAGAAAATGCAGTTTGGCCCCTGGATCCTGAAAGGTCTGCGTATGCTGGCGCAGATGCGTCGCCTGCGGGGCACGCCTCTGGATCTGTTCGGTTACAACCCTGAACGCAAGCTGGAACGGCAGTTACGCGACGGGTATATCACCCTGATCAACGATCTCAGCAGATTGCTCACCCGGGATAACCTCGCGACGGCCATTGAACTGGCGGCCGTGCCTGCAGAAATCCGCGGCTTCGGACCGGTCAAGGAAAAGGCGGTCAGAGAAGCACAGGCGCGGTCTCAGTCCCTGCAGCAACAACTCAACCAGAACCGCGTTTAA